The window CTCAGACTCTTCTCATAGTTTTGTAGCAACAATTGAGATTCTTCCAAGGTAATCCGGTTCTCTTGCAGAGCTTGCTCGGTGCTACGGCGGATACTTTCTACCAAGTCTTCGCTATCGTACTGCACGTAACCCAAAACCTCTTTCATGGTGTCGCCTTTCACCACATGTTCAATTTCGTAGCCCCTAGGGGTTAAGTTAATGTGGACGGCGTTGGTGTCACCAAACAGGTTATGGAGGTTGCCCATAATCTCTTGGTAGGCACCGGCTAGGAATAAACCCAAGTAATAGGGTTCTTTGGATTGGCGATTTTGGATTGGCGATTTTGGATTGGGGGAATTCGGGATTGGCGATGAATCCCTCTCCCCGACTTCTCTAAGAGGGTGTAATTCCAACACCGATTTGACATCCCGCAGGTCAATAAATTGGGCAATCTTGCCATCGCTGTCGCAAGTGAGATCCGCTAAAATCCCCCGACGCGTCGGTTCTTCATCGAGTCGATGGATGGGCAGAATTGGAAACAGTTGATCAATCGCCCAAGAATCGGGTACGGATTGAAAGACGGAGAGGTTGACGTAGTAAATCGACGCCATCGTTTTTTCCAAGTCTTCCAAGTCATCAGGAACGTAGTCCTGAGTCCTGGCAATTTCCAGAATCTTGTGGCAGCATACCCAGTAGAGTTGCTCCGCTCTAGCTCGCTGGGTCAGGCTGAGATAACCCAGACTAAACAAGCTTTTCGCTTCTTCTAGGAACTGGAGAGCGTCGTGATAGGCTTCCTGGTAATTCTCGACGTTGATGTTACTGTAGGTTTCCCACAGGTTGCGGATAATCAGATGTTCTTTTTCTTGCAACGGCACAGGTGTTTCTGATGGAACATCGCTCGTGCCCAGAACATCGAAGACAAGCACCGATTGATGGGAGGCGATCGCTCGTCCACTCTCACTCACTAGGATGGGTACACCTAACTGACGTGCCTCACAAGCTTCCTTCACCTCGGCAACAATGTCATTGGCATAATTTTGCATGTTGTAGTTCTTCGAGGCATAGAAGTTGGTTTTGGAACCGTCGTAGTCGATCGCTAAACCGCCGCCGACATCAAGGTAGTGCATATTCGCACCCAAGGCGCTCAGCTCCACGTAAATCTGACTAGCCTCTCGGATGGCATCCTTAATCACCCCAATGGCAGAGATTTGAGAGCCAATATGGAAATGCAGCAATTGCAAGGAATGGAGTATCCCTGCTGCACCAAGTTGCTCAACACAATTTAAGATTTCAGGTAGGGTTAGACCAAATTTAGCGCGATCACCGGCCGATTCTCCCCAACGTCCCGTGCCTTTTGTGGTGAGTTTTGCTCGAACTCCCAGGATCGGCTCGATTCCCAACCGCCGTGCTGCTTCGATCACTAACGGCACTTCTTCGAGTTGTTCTAGAACAATCACGGGTTTGTGCCCAATCCGGATCGCTAATAGAGCCGTTTCAATATATTCCTGGTCTTTGTAACCATTACAAATCAGCAAGGAATTCGGCGTCTTTAAGGTTGCCAGAGCAATCATCAGTTCCGGTTTAGAACCGGCTTCTAGACCAAATTGATACGGTTGACCAAATCGCACTAAATCTTCAACTAGATGGCGTTGCTGGTTACATTTGACGGGAAATACGCCTTGATAGGTGCCGGGGTACTTGTAACGAGCGATCGCTTTGGCAAAGCAAGCATTCAACCGCTCAATCCGGTCTTCCAAGATATCCGAAAAGCGAATTAACAGGGGTAATCCTAGATTCCGCTGTCGCAGGGACTCTACGAGCTCAAATAAATCCAGAGAACCGCCGCGATCGCCTTTGGGGGAAACGGTAACATGACCCGCCGCGTTAATCGAAAAGTATGGCTCTCCCCATCCCTGAATCCGATAAAGCTTCTCACTGTGCTCGATTGTCCAGGATTTCGTAGGAGATAGGGGATGGGGCGGATTGGGTTCAACACCAGCCGTGGGTTTAATTTTGAGTCGCGTTTGATCCTCGTTGGCGCTCTCTTCTAGTATGTTGCCTGTTTTGGGCGTCAACTTTACCCCCATTCTCTTGAATTCCTTACCAATAACTGTCTCTTGTCGCCACTCTAGCGCATTTGTTAGCGATCGAAGAATTTTAGATTTTACATTTTAAAATGAGGTTAGTTTCACATCGCCGGGTAAAATTTACCTTTGGGTTTCAGCCTTGGGTCTATCACCCGTAACGAGGGTAAACTGGCTATCCTAAGCCGTCGCTATCACAACCCGCCTCATTGATTTTGGCTCTGCAATGCGCTCATCGTGAAAAATAAAGAAGTGGCTAGAGAGGAAAGCCATGCTAGAATTCCCACATCATGGTGACTAATACCTTGTAACAATGCGAACAGTACGTTAAATCGTGAGCTTCGCTTCACCCATGTCTCAAGATTATCCTGACCGTTAAGGGCGTCGATGCTCAACATATCTAGTAATCCGTCTGAACTGCAACACCGTTTACAGGCATTTAAGCAGTTGCTCTACAAACATCCGTTTGCCTTTTGCGGTGGACTGTGGGTACTGCTGGTCTTTTTAGCGGGAGTGGCAACGTTAGGTCTTTTTAACCCAGGGCCAATCGAGGAAGGGGGGTCTCGACCCTTACCTCCTCACACGACTTTTGAAAAGGTCACGGGAAAACCGCCGAGTTTCAAGATCTGGAAGTCCTCGAAGCCAGAACCAACGCCTGTAATGACCCAAAAGGACTCTACGCCAGAACAAGTTCCTTTTACGAGTGTTGAGGAATCCACGCCTAAACAAGATTTACCTTTGTCCCTGTTGGGTGCCATTGCTCTGGGATGTGCAGGAGGGTCTTTATTGCTGACTCAAATCCTGAAGTACTCCGCTGAGAGTTATGAAAAGTCAAGACGGTTAAAACCCGTGGGAACGATCCGCAAAAAACGGCGGAACCCACCCCCCAAGAGCCGTCCCGTTCCTAGACCGCCACAGTCGGTAAATTCAAAACCCAAATCCCAGGATATCAACCCGTCAATCGTCACCCAGGATCGGTCTCTGGCTCAGATTACCGTATTGCCACCCGAACAGAGCCATCCTCTCGATGGGGGAAAGGAGAGTCTGGCTGACATGATGGATTTACGCAAGCGATATTCTCTTTCTTCGTTGATGCGTGATAAATAGTTAGGGGGTTAGCCCTTGGAAAATGGATGCATTCTCAGCATCCACTTTTGGAGCCAGGGCTACTTTGCCGCTAAAAGCGATCGCCAATCTTGAATCGCCTTTTCCGTCCACAGCCAATTTTGGCTCAGGGCGTCGGGTTGAAAATTAACCGGGTCATTACTCAGCACATATTGGCGCATATTCAGGGATTTGCTCAACAGGCTAGCCCGTTGAGCGGTTGGCTGTTTTTGAGCTTCTTGCCGCAGTCCCAATGCCAACCCGGCATAGATCGTCAGGGTTTCTTGGTCGGGAGTGGCTTGTGGAACATTGCCCCCCGATTGGGAGGCAGTTTTCAGTTGCAGCGCCTCAAACCAGGCATTGTTGGCGCGACCATAATTACCTTCCGTATAATAGGCAAACCCCAGTGCCGCCAGGTAAGGAACCGACTTGGGATTCCCCTTGCGAGCCATTTCCCAGTATTTTCGGGCATCACTGAGATCGTAGTTTTTGCTCCCTCTTTCGCTTTGTTCTTTTTTGAGTGACTGCCATGCCAAACGCCCTCTTAAGAAAGACACGGCTGGGTCATCGAGTTTCGTGACCGGAACAGCCGCCAAAGCCGCTTCCGCCGGTGGCAAAGCTTCTCGATTCAGTAATTCCTCAACAGCATTGAGTCCTGTCGGGATATTTTCCTGGCTGAACTGTTCGATCGCGATCGCTGTTACATTGGGGGTATCCAGTTTTGCCAGAGAACTCTTCGTCCCATCGGTAGGTAGAGTTGGAGTGGAAGGATTTTGCTGAGTCATATCCCCAATTTGGGGGTTACGGTTTTGGAAGATTAAAAAGCCTAATAGGGCGATCGCTAAGGCTCCCATCGCCCCGATCACGAGCCACACCCTAGGAATCCCACGTAACTTTTGCCACCCACGATTTACACCCTGGGAGGGTCTTTGTTCAACGGCTTGGGTGGTGCTGGTACGAGTATCCGGTTGAGCCGATGATGCGCCAGTTGCCCCAGAAGATGCCGTAATGGATTCCCCCTGTGCAGTCGGTGTGGGGTCAGAGGCATGGGCGGGTAATTCCCAACTCACCGCCTCTGAGCGATTTTGCGCCCCCTGATCCGCCTCAATATGAGGCCGCACCACTTCCGGAGTCGGTGGAGACGACGGTTCTATCTGATTGAGCAAACCCCGAATAAAGTCCGCTGGGTTTTCCTCATCTGGCGCGTCTGAACCCTTTAAATCCAGGAAAAAGCTGTCTAGCTCATCCTCATCATCGGGGGGAAGTGGGGGTCTGGCAGAGCGGGTAAAGATGATATCCTCCGTTTTCGGCACCAAGGGTGTGTCAGGAAGTTCGGGGATCACAAACAGTTCTTCCCGTTTCTCTTGGGTGTCATTCGACAGGAAACCATCGAACTCTGGATGGAGATAGAGAACCGGTAGCGCCCAATACAACTGGTTTGAGCCGTAAGCAGAAATCAATCCCTGCCTTGCCCGACTTAGGCTCAGATCAATGGGATAGCCTTGATTGAGATTGCGGTAAAGCAGGCGTGTCAGGGTCAGAGCTACCTCATCGGGAATCCGCTCAGCCATGGCTAAAACACCGGGAATTCCTCGTTTTACCAACGCTTCTGCCAGATTTCGCTCTTTCCCATTCTCTATAGCCTTGGATGTGGCGGTATAGGCACCCCGACAGGAGTTAAACACGGCTAGCTGAACACCGTTATTGACGAGCAATCCCGCTAAATCGTCGCCGTTCAGGGTTTCTGTAAGACCGGTTCTATTACTGACTAGATAAACATCTCCGCCGGAGTCACCCAAATTACTGTGACCGGCGTAATGGAAAACTTGATATTGACCTTGTTCCAAGGCTTGAGTGAGCTGTTCCCGTCCCGGCTGTTCCAGAACCGTTAGTTGAATGGCGGGGGGGCCATTGGGAGTCCGTCTTTGCAGTTCTTCTTGTAGGTGGCTGGCTTCTTGCGCCAGTTCTAACATTTCCTGGTCACTAGGACCTGAAATCACCATTAGGATTTTCAGGGGTTGATTCGGTGAGGAGAGAAATCGCTGCGTCGGGTTCCAAAGTCCTGGCCCCAATTGGTAACGGGAGAAAGCGACATCGATCCCAGTGGCTAAGGGGCGATCGCCCGCGTGCATGACTTCCCAAGGCAAACGAGGTAAACGTGTTCCCTTCAGTCCTAGGCGCAGCCGCAAAACCTGACGTTGATTTTGGGCGATCGCTTGCGCCATCATCCAGCTATCTCTCAAGCTACCTTGAAATAGAGCATTGTAGAGTTCATGGCCTAGCTCAACCAAGTTTTGGGTGGATGGATTGGCGGGTTCATCCCATTCCGACAAGAAAAAGACATCTTCGGTAAACGCCCCACCTCCCTGCAACAAGCCCAAGAGTGGGTCATTCATCAGTTGACGCGCCTGAGATAGCCAATGCTCCACAGGCCAGTGAACTTGCTCTTCTGCTAAGGGAACTCCTGGGGCGACGCGTTCAATTCGCACCAAATATTCGTCTTCTCCTAAGGGAGTCACAGAGATGTGAAATTCCTGTGCCACTGCTACTGGATCAATCCTGCTTAAATTCGAGGACATTGAGCTGAATCGTGAAAAGGCTTGAGGATGCAATACCCCTATCTATTCTTAGATACCTT of the Allocoleopsis franciscana PCC 7113 genome contains:
- the speA gene encoding biosynthetic arginine decarboxylase, which gives rise to MGVKLTPKTGNILEESANEDQTRLKIKPTAGVEPNPPHPLSPTKSWTIEHSEKLYRIQGWGEPYFSINAAGHVTVSPKGDRGGSLDLFELVESLRQRNLGLPLLIRFSDILEDRIERLNACFAKAIARYKYPGTYQGVFPVKCNQQRHLVEDLVRFGQPYQFGLEAGSKPELMIALATLKTPNSLLICNGYKDQEYIETALLAIRIGHKPVIVLEQLEEVPLVIEAARRLGIEPILGVRAKLTTKGTGRWGESAGDRAKFGLTLPEILNCVEQLGAAGILHSLQLLHFHIGSQISAIGVIKDAIREASQIYVELSALGANMHYLDVGGGLAIDYDGSKTNFYASKNYNMQNYANDIVAEVKEACEARQLGVPILVSESGRAIASHQSVLVFDVLGTSDVPSETPVPLQEKEHLIIRNLWETYSNINVENYQEAYHDALQFLEEAKSLFSLGYLSLTQRARAEQLYWVCCHKILEIARTQDYVPDDLEDLEKTMASIYYVNLSVFQSVPDSWAIDQLFPILPIHRLDEEPTRRGILADLTCDSDGKIAQFIDLRDVKSVLELHPLREVGERDSSPIPNSPNPKSPIQNRQSKEPYYLGLFLAGAYQEIMGNLHNLFGDTNAVHINLTPRGYEIEHVVKGDTMKEVLGYVQYDSEDLVESIRRSTEQALQENRITLEESQLLLQNYEKSLSRYTYLNCQ
- a CDS encoding CHAT domain-containing protein encodes the protein MSSNLSRIDPVAVAQEFHISVTPLGEDEYLVRIERVAPGVPLAEEQVHWPVEHWLSQARQLMNDPLLGLLQGGGAFTEDVFFLSEWDEPANPSTQNLVELGHELYNALFQGSLRDSWMMAQAIAQNQRQVLRLRLGLKGTRLPRLPWEVMHAGDRPLATGIDVAFSRYQLGPGLWNPTQRFLSSPNQPLKILMVISGPSDQEMLELAQEASHLQEELQRRTPNGPPAIQLTVLEQPGREQLTQALEQGQYQVFHYAGHSNLGDSGGDVYLVSNRTGLTETLNGDDLAGLLVNNGVQLAVFNSCRGAYTATSKAIENGKERNLAEALVKRGIPGVLAMAERIPDEVALTLTRLLYRNLNQGYPIDLSLSRARQGLISAYGSNQLYWALPVLYLHPEFDGFLSNDTQEKREELFVIPELPDTPLVPKTEDIIFTRSARPPLPPDDEDELDSFFLDLKGSDAPDEENPADFIRGLLNQIEPSSPPTPEVVRPHIEADQGAQNRSEAVSWELPAHASDPTPTAQGESITASSGATGASSAQPDTRTSTTQAVEQRPSQGVNRGWQKLRGIPRVWLVIGAMGALAIALLGFLIFQNRNPQIGDMTQQNPSTPTLPTDGTKSSLAKLDTPNVTAIAIEQFSQENIPTGLNAVEELLNREALPPAEAALAAVPVTKLDDPAVSFLRGRLAWQSLKKEQSERGSKNYDLSDARKYWEMARKGNPKSVPYLAALGFAYYTEGNYGRANNAWFEALQLKTASQSGGNVPQATPDQETLTIYAGLALGLRQEAQKQPTAQRASLLSKSLNMRQYVLSNDPVNFQPDALSQNWLWTEKAIQDWRSLLAAK